One Nicotiana tomentosiformis chromosome 1, ASM39032v3, whole genome shotgun sequence genomic window, gcattccagtattttcaccactatcgagctataatcggtaggCAGGCCCGTATTGGGCAGTATTActgtattttcaccaccatcgagctataatcggtgggcaggcctctattgggcaacctctgattagatggtaaattatatactgagcctactgtggccgagcgcctatgagcaaggcCAAAATGGCAGAGATAtaaagcctagtatggccgagcgctaatgagagagcctactacggtagagcagttacatgtaccgagccttatagggctagacatctattttacttactatattgagagagttgagtcagtatcagcaggtaagcatgtcttcagattatctttgactcccagttattttcagttattatattatcagttcaatcTCAACTTTTAGTTATTcggttgccttacatactcggtacattattttgtactgatgtcccttttgctggggacgttgcatttcatgcctgctGGTCCTGATAAACAACTGGATAGATCTTCCCAGAAGATAGAGCCAAACATCTGCTttgttggtaagctccacttttccggagttaccaggtctagaacttggagtccattttatatatacaggtttgattggtaggtcgaggccctgtcccgacaatgatacagttcagttatctctagagaCTTGTAGTCGAGTCATGtgtattttgtatatcagtattgTGCTCTTGCCAGCCATTTGTATatgtttagtttggtattgctggttggAGATATTCACGGTGGCCTCGTCAGCCTGCACAGTTATGTATATGAGCTTttggtatgtttacccctcaaatGAGAGAGATGTTATTTTCAGATTCAGAATATGTCCTAATCGGccttgattggtattgtcagTTTGCAGGAAGGCCTCGTCGGCCTAAATTTAGGGTTACCCCTCATGAGTTTACAGTTATAGAGTAGTACACTCGGGCAGAGTACGGGACCGAGTGCCTGCAATGACTACCCAGGTTTGGGGGCATGACACGGATGAATGGTGTACTGCAAACTATGGGCctcttgaagaatcaactcacgtaaagcATCCAAATTCCGCACACATAACCatccctgcatccgcaacactcCGTCATACCGAATAGAAACCtctttggcatcgccgtgctgaactgtgtccttaaggacaagcaaatgggggtcttcatactgacgctctttgatacgatcatataaagatgaccgagaaaccacgcaagcaagaacttgactgggctccgaaacatccaatctaacaaactggttggccaaggcttgaacatccaatgatATAGAATGGAGATATCATAGAcataagcaactctaaccacctcagctgccgcaagttaagatctttctatttgaacagatgttatAGACTCTAgtggtcggtaaagacctcacaaggggcaccgtacaaataatgtcactagatcttcaatgcatgaacaatagctaccaattccaagtcgtggactggataattcttctcatgggtcttcaactgccgagacgtgtaggaaatcaccctaccgtcttgcaccAACACCATACCAAGGGCAACATGTGActcatcataatacacagtataagaccccgagcccgtaggcaacaccaacactaggcctgtagtcaaagcagacttgagcttttgaaagctcgcctcacactgctcggaccatctgaaaggagcacccttctaggtcaatctggtcataggtgcagcaataaaCGAGAAACCATCTATGAAACAACGATAATACtggccaaactaagaaaactctgaatctcagtagctgaaaatGGTCTGGGAAAActatgcactgcttcaatcttcttcggatctgaCTTGATCCCCTTACTCGATACTACATAACCCAAAAATGCAatcgaatcaagccagaattcacactttgagaatttctCATACAACTTCGTTTCTCTCAAGATCTGAAGCacgatcctcaggtgctgctcatgctcttccCAGTTGTGGGAGTATGCCAAGATGTTGTCAATAAAGacgatgacgaaagaatcaagataaggctggaatacactgttcattaggTGCATAAATATttatggggcgttggtcagcccaaatgatatcacaaggaactcgtactgaccataccgagtcctaaacgTAATCTTTGAAATATTTGGATCTCGAATCTTTAGCCGATGATAACCTGACCGCAAATGATTCTTTTAGAACACTCCGGCACcctatagctgatcaaataagtcttcaatgtgtggcaatggatacatgttcttcactgtaatcctgttcaactgcctataatcaatacacatgtgcatagaaccatcattcttcatcacaaacaagactggagcacccaaaggcgacacactaggccaaataaaacccttatcaagaaactcttgcaactACTCCTTTAACTCCTTGAACTCCcctagggccatacgatatggtggaatagaaatgggttgagtgcccgacaacatgtcaataccaaaatcgatatccctatcgggcggcatgctcggaagatctactagaaatacatctggaaagtctctgaCTACAagaactgactcaacagtaggagtatcagcaccgacatctctcacgaaggctagataagcatcacaccccttctcaaccacaATCCAATGCACCCATGCACTATAACCTGGCAAACCTTGCATAGCCAATGTCGcagtcttggcgtgataatctagaatagcatgatggggcgacaaccagtccacgCCCAAGATAACTTTAAAAtataccatactaagtaataatagATGAAACCTAGTCTTAAAAGCACCAATAACAGCTAAACACAACCGATActcacggtccac contains:
- the LOC138910244 gene encoding uncharacterized protein, whose product is MVPVFHRDASVLFDPGSTYSYVSSYFAPYLDISHDFSSFPIYVCTPMGDSIIVDREYRLCLAVIGAFKTRFHLLLLSMVYFKVILGVDWLSPHHAILDYHAKTATLAMQGLPGYSAWVHWIVVEKGCDAYLAFVRDVGADTPTVESVLVVRDFPDVFLVDLPSMPPDRDIDFGIDMLSGTQPISIPPYRMALGEFKELKE